A region of the bacterium genome:
CGCGGCCGCGGTCAAGCCCCGGATCCGCCGTCCGGGGCCGGGGCCGGGGCGGCCGGCGCGCGGCGCAGCAGGCGGGCTCGCAGCGCGGCCAGGCGCCAGCCGCTGCGGCAGAGCACCCAGTAGAGCACGGGCATCACCGCGACGATCAGCACCGTGCTGGAGGCCAGGCCGCCGATGCTGGACAGCGCCAGGTTCTCCCAGATGTCCTTGCCCTGGGAGTCGTCCGTCCGCACCAGCAGCGGCAGCAGCCCGACGATCGTGGTGCCGGTGGTCAGCAGGATCGAGCGCAGCTGGATGGACGTGCCCTCGACGATCGCTTCGCGCAGCAGATCCAGGCGCGCCGCCGCCGGCAGCCGCCACAGGTCGCCGCCGCCCAGGCGCGGTTTGTCGGGCAACAGGTCGCCCCAAGTATGGCAGTCCAACGGGTGGCCGGCGGCCAGGCGCTCGCGCAGCTGCAGCCGGAAGCGGTTGATCAGCAGGATGGCGTTGTTGACCACGATCCCGAACAGCAGCACCAGGCCGATGCGGGCCGAGGAGTCGAACTGGGAGTCGGTGAGCCAGAAGACGGCCATCACGCCGCACAGCGCCATCGGCAGCGACAGCATGATCAGCATCGGCAGCGCGATGCTCTCGAACAGCGCGGCCATGGTGATGAAGACGAACGCCGCGGTCAGCCACAGCATCGTGTTCATCTCCTGCTCCTCCTGCTCGGTGAGCTGCTCGCCCGAGACGTCCTCGGCGGTGTAGCCGTAGGGCAGGTCGACGCCGTCGATGATCTCCTGCAGGTAGTGCCGGCGCATGCGGTCGGTGCCCACGTACTCCCAGTTGATCTGGACGGCGTACTGCTGGTCCTTGCGGTTGATGGCGGTCACCACCGGCCGCTGCTCGAGCGACACGAGGTCGGCGAGCCGCACCCGCTGGCCGCCGAGGGTGGTCATGGTGTGGCCGACGATCTGGTCGTACTGCAGGTCCTCGGCGTCGGCGAAGGCCAGCTGCAGGCGCTGGTCGCGGCCCTCGAGGATCATGTGCCAGGGGAACTCGATGCCCAGCAGGCGGCGCAGGTAGCCGACGACCTCCTGCACCGTGAGGTGGTGCTCGGCGAGGGCGGCGCGGTCGATGACGATCAGCGTCTCGTCGGTGTCGGCGCGGTCGAAGCGGTCGCCGCCGGTCAGCCGCACGTTGCGCACGCGGCGGCTGCGCTCCAGGCGCGCCATGACCCCCTGCGACAGGCCCTCCAGCTCGCGGCTGTTGTAGCCGGTGAGCCGCAGCAGCGAGTTGCTGACGCCGCCGCCGCCGCCGCCCTTCAGGTAGGGATCGCCGAAGCCGTTGATCCAGATGAACATGCCGCCCAGCTCCTCGGCGAGCAGGATCAGGCGGTTGCGGTACAGCTCCGGGTACTCCGTGCGCAGCATCCGCTCCTCGAACTCGATGCGCATGTAGGCGCGGTTGTCCCAGGAGGTCGTCTTGACGGTCACGCCGTCGGGCACCGGCTCCAGCTCGCCCTCGAACTGCTTCATCGTCTCGCTGGCGAGGATGACGTCGGTGCCCACGGGGCGCTCGAGGTAGAGCACCAGGGTCTCGGCGTCCTGCTGCTGCCAGAAGCCGCCGTGGGCGACCTCGTGGCGGTAGAGGTGGTAGCCGCCGTAGACGGCGCCGGCCAGCAGCAGCAGGGGGTACCACCAGCGGCGCAGGTGGAAGGCCGTGATCCGCCGCACGTAGGCCGCGAAGGCGCCCACCACGGTCATCAGGCCCAGGGCGCCGCCGAACCAGGGCAGCATCCGCATCACGGCCGCGCGGTCGCGGACGGCGGCGAAGGCGGCCAGGGAGACCAGGGTGAGTCCGGCCGCGGTCAGCGCCCAGCGCCACAGCAGCGCCCAGCCCTCGCGCTCGGGGGCGGCGACGCGCGGCCGCGCCAGCTCGCGCTCGGCCAGGGGGCGCAGCGCAACGGGGATCCAGGCGAAGGCCACGAAGATCGAGGCCGTCATCGCGATGCCCACGCTCATCGCCAGGGGCTTGTAGTACACGGCCAGCCGGTCGGAGAGGTACATGAAGGACAGGAAGGCGACGACCGTGGTCAGGGTCGTCGCCATGATCGGGAAGGCCACCTCGCGGGTGCCGCCGACCAGCACGTCGCGGACGTCGCCGCGGCGGCCGAGCACGCGGCGGTGGATGGCGTCGAGCACCAGGATGCTGTTGTCCATCAGCATGCCGAAGCAGACGGTCAGCCCGCTGATGGTGATGAAGTTCACCGAGATCCCGAAGAAGTAGAACAGCGACAGGCAGATCACGATCGCCAGCAGGATCGAGCCGGTGACGATGGCCGTGAAGCGCACGCGGCGCAGGGCGGCCGCCAGCAGCAGGAACAGCAGGACCAGGATCGCCAGCGACCGGTTGACCAGCTCCTGCACCTTGTCGCGCAGCTCCTCGCCGTTGTCGGTGTCGATCTCGAAGTCGACGGGGAAGGGCAGGTCGGCGCGGATCCGCGGCAGGGCCGCGCGCACGTCGCGGCTGACGGCGATGGCGTTGGTGCCGCTGCGCTTGGCGATCGAGGCCTGGATGACGTTGCGCCCGTTGATGCGCACGAAGTGCGTGGGGTCGTCGTACGACGGCGCCAGCTCGGCGAGCCGCCACAGCGCGATCGGCTGCCCGCCGCGCGTGGCCACCACGGTGTCCAGGATCATGCGCGCGGTCACCGAGTCCTGCACGCTGACGGCGATCTCGCGGCCGCGGCGCCGGACCCCGCCCGCGGGCAGGATGTCGTCCAGCACGTCGATCGCGGCGTAGACCTCGTCGGCGTGGACGGCGTAGCGCTCCATGAGGTCGAAGTCCAGCAGCACCTTGACCAGGGGCAGGGCCCCGCCCTGCAGCTCGACGTCCGCGACGCCCGGCACCGACAGCAGGCGCGGCAGCAGCCAGGTCTCGGCCTTGTCGCGCAGCTCGTTCGCGCCGAGGTCCGAGATCAGGCTGACGGTCATGAAGTCCTCGGTGCGGAACTCCTCCGGCACCTCGGGCACGACGCGCGGCTGCGCGGCGGTGGCGGGCAGGTCGGCCCGCACGCCGCCGAGCTGCTCGGCCAGCTCGAGCTGCGCGAACTCCAGGTTCACGTCGCGGCGGAACTCGACCGTCACCTGGCTCCAGCCGGGCCGCGAGCTGGAGGTGACGCCCTCGACGCCCTCCACCTTGCGCGCCGCCTCCTCGATCGGCAGGGTCAGCGAGCGCAGCACCGCCGAGGGCGAGGCGCCGGTCCAGGTGGTGGTCACCGACAGGGTGGGCAGCTCGGCGTCGGGCATCGCCTCGATCTCGAGGCGCGGCAGGGCGTACAGCCCCATGAACACCAGGGCCGAGAACAGCATCCAGGTGGCGACGGGGTGGTCGACGAAGCGGCGGATCACGTCACGCCCCCGGCTGCCCGTCGTAGTCGCGGTCGAGGCGCCGGTGCACGATCTCGTACAGCGACGGAGTCAGGAACAGCATCACCACGGTGGAGATGGTCAGGCCGCCCAGGATGGTGACGGCCAGCGGCCGCTGCACCTGGGCGCCGGTGCCCAGGCCGATGGCCATCGGGATCAGGCCCAGCACCGTGGTGAGGTTCGTCATCATGATGGGGCGGAAGCGCAGGCGGCCGGCCTCGAGCACGGCGGCGCGCCCGGTCATCCCCTCCTGCCGCAGCTGGCGGATGGCCGAGACCTTCACGATGGCGTCGTTGACGTCGATGCCCAGCAGGGCCACCAGGCCGATCAGCGAGATGATGTTGACGGTCTGCCCCGAGATCGCGCAGGCCAGGCCGGCGCCCAGCACGCCGACCGGCAGCACCGTGGTGATGATCAGCGGGTCGACGAACGACTCGAACTGCGCGGCCAGGATCATGTAGACCAGCAGGGCCGACAGCAGCAGGGCCCAGCCCAGGTCCCGGAACGAGCGGGTGATCTCCTCCTGCTCGCCGCCCTGGACGAAGCCGACGCCGGCCGGGATGTCCAGGCCGGCGATCTCGCGCTCGACGTCCCGCCACACCTGGCTGAGGCCGCGGCCCTTCACGTCCCCGCTGAGGGTGATCTGCCGGCGCTGGTCGCGGCGGACCACCTCGCGCACGGGGCGGCCCTCCGACAGGTGCGTGAAGCTGCCCAGGGGCACGGTCATTCCTTCGCCGACCTGGACCGGCGAGGCCAGCACGCCGTCCAGATCGCGCCGGCGCTCCAGCGGCAGGCGCACCGCGATGTCGATGCGCTGCTCGACCTCGTTGAAGGTGGTGGCGACCACGCCCTGCACGCGGGCCTGCAGCTCGCGCGCCAGCGCGTCGGGGTCCAGGCCGTGCCGCAGGGCGTCCTCGCGGTCGATGCTGACCTCCACGCTGGGGTTGCCCAGCACGCGGTCCATCTCCAGGTCGACCAGGCCGGTCACGCGCGGCAGGCGCCGCATGAGCTCGTCGGCCACCGACACGGCGTCCCCGGCGTGCTCGGCGACCACGCCCAGGTTGAAGGGCGCCTCGCCGCTGGCGAGGATCTCCTGCAGGCCGATGCCCTCGTCGTGGAAGGTGGCGACGGCGCCCGACAGGCCCGCCAGGCGCGGCCGCAGGCGGTCCTTGACGCGGGCCATGCGCGCGGCGCCGTCGCGCGCCGGGTGCAGCAGCACCCGCAGGCGCACCGTGTTGGCGGCGGTGTAGTCCTTGAGCGCGGCCAGGGTCCGCTCCGTCTGGCCGACCTGGGAGAAGACCGTCGCCACCTCGGGCATGGCGGCCAGGTCCCCGGCCAGGGCGGCGGCGGTGACGCCGGTGGCCTCGAGCGGGGTGCCGCTGGGCAGCTCGAGCGCCAGCGTGAAGTCGCCCGTGCTGCGCTCGGGCAGGAACGAGCGCGGCAGCCCCAGGGACACGGCCAGGGCCGCGGCCATGGCCAGGCCCAGCCAGGCGTAGAAGGGGCCCTTGCGGTCCATGACCTTCACCAGGCCGGCGTGGTAGAGGCGGTAGGCGCCCTCGAACAGGTTGTCCCCGAGGCGGAAGACGCCGCGCGGCTGCTCGTGGCCCGGCTTGAGCATCCGGGCCGACAGCGTCGGCTGCAGCAGCAGGGCCGTGGCCACCGAGACCAGCAGCGCGATGGTCACGGTGATGGCCTGGTCGCGGAAGAACTCACCGGCGATGCCCGGCACGTAGATGACCGGGAAGAAGACGGCCACGGTCGTCAGCGTCGAGGCCAGCACCGGCATGGCGACCTCGCGCGTCGCCGAGGCGCAGGTCGCGGCCACCGACGCGCCGGGCGCGTCCTCGGCCAGGTGCCGCTTGATGTTGTCCAGCACGACGATGGAGTTGTCCACCAGCATGCCCGCCGCCAGCGAGAGGCCGCCGAGGGACATCAGGTTGATGTTCACCTTGAAGGCGTGCATGAAGGCGAAGGCGGTGATGATGCTGACGGGCATCGACAGGCAGACCACGATGGGGCTGCGCCACTCGCGCAGGAAGAAGAAGAGCACCAGGAAGGCCAGCGCGGCGCCCGACAGCAGCGAGCCCGTCAGGCCGCGGAAGCTCTCCTGCACGAAATCGGCGTCGCGGTAGACAAAGCGCGACGCGAAGTCCGGGTACTGGC
Encoded here:
- a CDS encoding efflux RND transporter permease subunit; the encoded protein is MIRRFVDHPVATWMLFSALVFMGLYALPRLEIEAMPDAELPTLSVTTTWTGASPSAVLRSLTLPIEEAARKVEGVEGVTSSSRPGWSQVTVEFRRDVNLEFAQLELAEQLGGVRADLPATAAQPRVVPEVPEEFRTEDFMTVSLISDLGANELRDKAETWLLPRLLSVPGVADVELQGGALPLVKVLLDFDLMERYAVHADEVYAAIDVLDDILPAGGVRRRGREIAVSVQDSVTARMILDTVVATRGGQPIALWRLAELAPSYDDPTHFVRINGRNVIQASIAKRSGTNAIAVSRDVRAALPRIRADLPFPVDFEIDTDNGEELRDKVQELVNRSLAILVLLFLLLAAALRRVRFTAIVTGSILLAIVICLSLFYFFGISVNFITISGLTVCFGMLMDNSILVLDAIHRRVLGRRGDVRDVLVGGTREVAFPIMATTLTTVVAFLSFMYLSDRLAVYYKPLAMSVGIAMTASIFVAFAWIPVALRPLAERELARPRVAAPEREGWALLWRWALTAAGLTLVSLAAFAAVRDRAAVMRMLPWFGGALGLMTVVGAFAAYVRRITAFHLRRWWYPLLLLAGAVYGGYHLYRHEVAHGGFWQQQDAETLVLYLERPVGTDVILASETMKQFEGELEPVPDGVTVKTTSWDNRAYMRIEFEERMLRTEYPELYRNRLILLAEELGGMFIWINGFGDPYLKGGGGGGVSNSLLRLTGYNSRELEGLSQGVMARLERSRRVRNVRLTGGDRFDRADTDETLIVIDRAALAEHHLTVQEVVGYLRRLLGIEFPWHMILEGRDQRLQLAFADAEDLQYDQIVGHTMTTLGGQRVRLADLVSLEQRPVVTAINRKDQQYAVQINWEYVGTDRMRRHYLQEIIDGVDLPYGYTAEDVSGEQLTEQEEQEMNTMLWLTAAFVFITMAALFESIALPMLIMLSLPMALCGVMAVFWLTDSQFDSSARIGLVLLFGIVVNNAILLINRFRLQLRERLAAGHPLDCHTWGDLLPDKPRLGGGDLWRLPAAARLDLLREAIVEGTSIQLRSILLTTGTTIVGLLPLLVRTDDSQGKDIWENLALSSIGGLASSTVLIVAVMPVLYWVLCRSGWRLAALRARLLRRAPAAPAPAPDGGSGA
- a CDS encoding efflux RND transporter permease subunit; protein product: MIRGAVARPVAVLMVFAGLLVVGVQSYRRLPVDLLPSINYPNLTVITEYAEVPADDLARLVTQPLEERITGLAGVRQVISRTREGASTVTVQYEWGTAMDFANLHLREAVDQVSNREDFPDGADRPLILRWDPGARPVAIMVLEGDDDMAEMTQFCEEVVKPALEQVDGISQAEVIGGREREILVRPDPDKLRLYGLTMADLRQALALSNVSFPGGRVRKGPLHLPLRILGEFESLDDIRRTEIPTRRAGLITVGDVAEVLDTVKEPEGLTLIGGQEAVSLLVYKEVGANTIRATAEVDRILEVLRGQYPDFASRFVYRDADFVQESFRGLTGSLLSGAALAFLVLFFFLREWRSPIVVCLSMPVSIITAFAFMHAFKVNINLMSLGGLSLAAGMLVDNSIVVLDNIKRHLAEDAPGASVAATCASATREVAMPVLASTLTTVAVFFPVIYVPGIAGEFFRDQAITVTIALLVSVATALLLQPTLSARMLKPGHEQPRGVFRLGDNLFEGAYRLYHAGLVKVMDRKGPFYAWLGLAMAAALAVSLGLPRSFLPERSTGDFTLALELPSGTPLEATGVTAAALAGDLAAMPEVATVFSQVGQTERTLAALKDYTAANTVRLRVLLHPARDGAARMARVKDRLRPRLAGLSGAVATFHDEGIGLQEILASGEAPFNLGVVAEHAGDAVSVADELMRRLPRVTGLVDLEMDRVLGNPSVEVSIDREDALRHGLDPDALARELQARVQGVVATTFNEVEQRIDIAVRLPLERRRDLDGVLASPVQVGEGMTVPLGSFTHLSEGRPVREVVRRDQRRQITLSGDVKGRGLSQVWRDVEREIAGLDIPAGVGFVQGGEQEEITRSFRDLGWALLLSALLVYMILAAQFESFVDPLIITTVLPVGVLGAGLACAISGQTVNIISLIGLVALLGIDVNDAIVKVSAIRQLRQEGMTGRAAVLEAGRLRFRPIMMTNLTTVLGLIPMAIGLGTGAQVQRPLAVTILGGLTISTVVMLFLTPSLYEIVHRRLDRDYDGQPGA